Proteins encoded by one window of Colletes latitarsis isolate SP2378_abdomen chromosome 5, iyColLati1, whole genome shotgun sequence:
- the LOC143341855 gene encoding protein transport protein Sec61 subunit gamma yields MDQVKKLTEPGRQFTKDSIRLVKRCTKPDRKEFQKIAIATAIGFCIMGFIGFFVKLIHIPINNIIVGS; encoded by the exons ATGGATCAAGTGAAGAAACTTACAGAGCCTGGACGGCAATTTACGAAAGACAGTATTCGTCTCGTCAAACGATGCACGAAGCCTGACCGAAAAG AGTTCCAGAAAATCGCTATTGCCACAGCTATTGGTTTTTGCATAATGGGCTTCATAGGATTCTTTGTTAAATTAATTCATATTCCAATTAACAATATTATTGT GGGTTCCTAG